A stretch of the Clavibacter sp. B3I6 genome encodes the following:
- a CDS encoding VOC family protein, with protein sequence MPATGPDFISLQVRDLEAAQAFYERYLGLVRSPAGPPHAAVFSTTPIAFALRDVIPGTDLDAVAQPGIGAAIWLHATGVQEIHDAHVADGHRIVTPPLDGPFGRTFAFADLDGYHVTLHDRA encoded by the coding sequence ATGCCCGCCACCGGCCCCGACTTCATCTCGCTCCAGGTCCGCGACCTCGAGGCCGCGCAGGCGTTCTACGAGCGCTACCTGGGCCTCGTCCGCTCGCCTGCGGGACCTCCGCACGCCGCCGTGTTCTCGACGACCCCCATCGCGTTCGCGCTCCGCGACGTGATCCCCGGCACCGACCTCGACGCCGTCGCCCAGCCCGGGATCGGCGCGGCCATCTGGCTGCACGCGACCGGGGTGCAGGAGATCCACGACGCGCACGTCGCCGACGGCCACCGCATCGTCACGCCGCCCCTCGACGGGCCCTTCGGCCGCACGTTCGCCTTCGCGGACCTCGACGGCTACCACGTGACGCTGCACGACCGGGCGTGA
- a CDS encoding exonuclease SbcCD subunit D: MRILHTSDWHLGRTLHGEDLHAHHAAFLDHLVDLVRERDVDVVLVAGDVYDRAVPGVPTVRLLSEALGRLSALATVIVTPGNHDSAARLGFASALLRDGLRILASTESLDVPVVIDDADGPVAFYGVPYLDPDAVRAALAADGAPPLPRSHEAVLGAAMDRVRADAAGRPDARVVVVAHAFVTGAEPSESERDIRVGGFDQVPASAFHGADYVALGHLHGAQEVRAERPRIRYSGSPLAFSFGERRQRKSSALVELAGDGSTSVELIDAPVPRRLAEVTGSLAEIVDGRHADLADAWVRVHVTDPVHPPHLVARVREALPHALVVLHEPEGRVEGVRSRVVDATTDPLEVTADFVAYATGAPPTEPESLVLRQAYEQALAADRSA, encoded by the coding sequence GTGCGCATCCTCCACACGAGCGACTGGCACCTCGGGCGCACCCTCCACGGCGAGGACCTGCACGCGCACCACGCCGCCTTCCTCGACCACCTCGTGGACCTCGTGCGCGAGCGCGACGTGGACGTGGTGCTCGTCGCGGGCGACGTCTACGACCGCGCCGTGCCCGGGGTCCCGACGGTGCGGCTTCTCTCCGAGGCGCTCGGGCGGCTGAGCGCGCTCGCGACCGTCATCGTCACGCCCGGCAACCACGACTCGGCGGCCCGGCTCGGCTTCGCATCGGCGCTGCTGCGGGACGGGCTGCGGATCCTCGCGTCGACCGAGTCGCTCGACGTGCCGGTCGTGATCGACGACGCCGACGGGCCCGTCGCGTTCTACGGGGTGCCGTACCTCGACCCGGACGCCGTGCGCGCCGCGCTCGCCGCCGACGGCGCCCCTCCCCTGCCGCGCTCGCACGAGGCCGTGCTCGGCGCCGCGATGGACCGGGTGCGGGCGGACGCCGCCGGACGCCCGGACGCGCGCGTCGTGGTCGTCGCGCACGCGTTCGTCACGGGGGCGGAGCCCAGCGAGAGCGAGCGGGACATCCGGGTCGGCGGGTTCGACCAGGTGCCGGCGTCGGCGTTCCACGGGGCCGACTACGTGGCGCTCGGGCACCTGCACGGCGCGCAGGAGGTGCGGGCGGAGCGGCCGCGGATCCGGTACTCCGGCTCGCCGCTCGCGTTCTCGTTCGGGGAGCGGCGGCAGCGGAAGTCGAGCGCGCTCGTGGAGCTGGCGGGCGACGGATCCACGTCGGTCGAGCTGATCGACGCGCCCGTGCCGCGGCGGCTGGCCGAGGTCACGGGCTCGCTCGCCGAGATCGTCGACGGGCGGCACGCCGACCTCGCCGACGCCTGGGTGCGCGTGCACGTCACCGATCCCGTGCACCCGCCGCACCTCGTGGCGCGCGTGCGGGAGGCGCTGCCGCACGCGCTCGTCGTGCTGCACGAGCCCGAGGGCCGCGTCGAGGGCGTGCGGTCGCGCGTGGTCGACGCCACCACGGATCCGCTCGAGGTCACGGCCGACTTCGTCGCGTACGCGACCGGGGCGCCGCCCACGGAGCCCGAGTCGCTCGTGCTCCGCCAGGCCTACGAGCAGGCGCTGGCCGCGGACCGGAGCGCCTGA
- a CDS encoding adenylosuccinate synthase: MPAVVIIGAQWGDEGKGRATDLLGSRVDYVVKFNGGNNAGHTVVVGTEKYALHLLPSGILTPGVVPVIGNGVVVDIEVLFHELDALAARGVDVSKLRVSANAHVITHYNRTIDKVTERFLGKRQIGTTGRGIGPTYADKINRVGIRIQDLFDENILRQKVEAALDAKNHMLVKIYNRRAISAEEIIESLLSYVERLRPMVCDASLELNTALDEGKTVLFEAGQATMLDIDHGTYPFVTSSSATSGGAATGSGVAPNRLERIIAVVKAYTTRVGAGPFPTELHDESGEYLRAKGFEFGTTTGRPRRCGWYDAPIARYTARINGVTDFVLTKLDVLSGLATIPVCVAYDVDGVRHDEVPVSQSDFHHATPIYEDFPGWQEDITGCREFADLPRNAQDYVMAIERMSGARISAIGVGPEREQVVVLHDLLED, encoded by the coding sequence ATGCCCGCAGTAGTGATCATCGGAGCCCAGTGGGGTGACGAGGGCAAGGGACGCGCGACCGACCTCCTCGGCAGCCGCGTCGACTACGTCGTGAAGTTCAACGGCGGCAACAACGCCGGCCACACGGTGGTCGTCGGCACCGAGAAGTACGCGCTGCACCTGCTGCCGTCGGGCATCCTCACGCCGGGCGTCGTGCCCGTCATCGGCAACGGCGTCGTGGTCGACATCGAGGTGCTCTTCCACGAGCTCGACGCGCTCGCCGCCCGCGGGGTCGACGTCTCCAAGCTCCGCGTGAGCGCCAACGCCCACGTCATCACGCACTACAACCGCACCATCGACAAGGTGACGGAGCGCTTCCTCGGGAAGCGCCAGATCGGCACCACCGGCCGCGGCATCGGGCCCACGTACGCGGACAAGATCAACCGCGTCGGCATCCGGATCCAGGACCTCTTCGACGAGAACATCCTCCGCCAGAAGGTGGAGGCGGCCCTCGACGCCAAGAACCACATGCTCGTGAAGATATACAACCGCCGCGCCATCTCGGCCGAGGAGATCATCGAGAGCCTGCTCTCCTACGTCGAGCGCCTCCGTCCCATGGTGTGCGACGCGTCGCTCGAGCTGAACACCGCGCTCGACGAGGGCAAGACCGTCCTCTTCGAGGCCGGCCAGGCCACCATGCTCGACATCGACCACGGCACGTACCCGTTCGTCACGTCCTCGAGCGCCACGTCCGGCGGCGCCGCCACGGGCTCGGGCGTCGCGCCCAACCGGCTCGAGCGGATCATCGCGGTCGTCAAGGCGTACACGACGCGCGTCGGCGCGGGCCCGTTCCCCACGGAGCTGCACGACGAGTCGGGCGAGTACCTGCGCGCCAAGGGCTTCGAGTTCGGCACCACCACCGGTCGTCCCCGCCGCTGCGGCTGGTACGACGCGCCCATCGCGCGCTACACGGCCCGCATCAACGGCGTCACCGACTTCGTGCTCACCAAGCTCGACGTGCTCTCGGGCCTCGCGACGATCCCCGTCTGCGTCGCGTACGACGTCGACGGCGTGCGCCACGACGAGGTGCCCGTCTCGCAGTCCGACTTCCACCACGCGACCCCCATCTACGAGGACTTCCCGGGCTGGCAGGAGGACATCACGGGCTGCCGCGAGTTCGCGGACCTGCCGAGGAACGCGCAGGACTACGTGATGGCCATCGAGCGCATGAGCGGCGCCCGCATCTCCGCCATCGGCGTGGGCCCGGAGCGCGAGCAGGTCGTCGTGCTGCACGACCTCCTCGAGGACTGA
- a CDS encoding DUF3151 domain-containing protein codes for MTGENLLGVPETRLADDPEVAARIANADGDHDTLGAIAADHPQSSLVWALLADTAFIQGDRIASYAFARVGYHRGLDSLRKSGWKGQGPVPWSHEPNRGVLRSLYALRRAAAAIGEEEEVSRLSAFLRDADPTAAGHIEALTAGALPPTEAIVIRGQD; via the coding sequence GTGACTGGAGAGAACCTGCTCGGCGTCCCCGAGACGCGCCTGGCCGACGACCCCGAGGTCGCCGCCCGCATCGCGAACGCCGACGGCGATCACGACACCCTCGGCGCCATCGCGGCCGACCACCCGCAGTCGTCGCTCGTCTGGGCGCTGCTCGCGGACACGGCCTTCATCCAGGGCGACCGCATCGCCTCCTACGCGTTCGCGCGCGTCGGCTACCACCGCGGTCTCGACTCCCTGCGGAAGTCCGGCTGGAAGGGCCAGGGCCCCGTGCCGTGGAGCCACGAGCCGAACCGCGGCGTCCTCCGCTCCCTCTACGCGCTCCGCCGCGCGGCCGCCGCCATCGGCGAGGAGGAGGAGGTCTCGCGCCTCAGCGCCTTCCTGCGCGACGCGGATCCGACCGCGGCCGGCCACATCGAGGCGCTCACGGCCGGGGCGCTGCCGCCCACCGAGGCCATCGTCATCCGCGGCCAGGACTGA